From Enterococcus mediterraneensis, the proteins below share one genomic window:
- the fabG gene encoding 3-oxoacyl-[acyl-carrier-protein] reductase has translation MELQGKNVFVTGSTRGIGLAIAEAFAKEGANIILNGRGEISQELIQKIQQHHVKCIGVSGDISDFEIAGEMIASAEKDLGPINILVNNAGITNDKLLMRMSAEDFDKVLKINLTGTFNMTQHITKKMLKAREGRIINLTSVSGLIGNIGQSNYSASKAGVIGFTKSVARELAARGITCNAIAPGFIATDMTETLSDKVKEQVTQNIPLQQFGTTNDVANTAVFLAKSPYITGQVINVDGGLVMHG, from the coding sequence ATGGAACTTCAAGGAAAAAATGTTTTTGTAACAGGCAGCACACGAGGAATCGGTTTAGCGATCGCTGAAGCATTCGCTAAAGAAGGCGCGAATATCATTTTAAACGGCCGCGGCGAGATCTCTCAAGAATTGATCCAAAAGATCCAACAACATCATGTGAAATGTATCGGTGTTTCCGGCGATATTTCTGATTTTGAGATTGCTGGTGAGATGATCGCCAGTGCAGAAAAAGATTTGGGCCCAATCAATATCTTGGTCAACAATGCTGGTATCACCAACGATAAATTATTGATGAGGATGTCTGCAGAAGATTTTGATAAAGTCTTGAAAATCAATCTGACAGGAACCTTCAATATGACACAGCATATCACGAAAAAAATGTTGAAAGCTCGTGAAGGCCGCATCATCAATCTGACTTCTGTTTCCGGGTTGATCGGTAATATCGGTCAATCAAATTATTCAGCAAGTAAAGCCGGTGTCATTGGATTCACAAAATCTGTCGCACGAGAGCTTGCGGCAAGAGGGATCACCTGCAACGCGATCGCTCCAGGTTTTATTGCTACTGATATGACAGAAACACTTTCTGATAAAGTAAAAGAACAAGTCACACAAAATATTCCTTTGCAACAATTCGGCACAACCAATGATGTTGCTAATACTGCCGTATTTTTAGCAAAGAGCCCTTATATCACAGGTCAAGTCATTAACGTGGATGGCGGATTGGTCATGCACGGTTAA
- a CDS encoding beta-ketoacyl-ACP synthase III → MEYFGRITTTASYVPQKIITNQQLSEIIDTSSEWIYSRTGIMERHVVTTENTSDLCTEVARQLLQKRSLQPEELDFILVATMSPDYVTPSVACQVQGNIQANNAFAFDLSAACSGFVYALSMAEKLIRTGSKKGLVIGGEVLSKVLDWQDRSTAVLFGDGAAGVLIEADDEPMIIRELLQADGKKAQSLTSGFVTNESPYAQGTKQSPYLAMLGRDIFDFATRTVVSQISEVIADDQVDYFILHQANARILDKVAKKLKQPREKFLQNMAKYGNTSAASIPILLDEAVTDGRIVLGSKQKLVFSGFGGGLTYGSILLNI, encoded by the coding sequence ATGGAATATTTTGGAAGAATTACTACAACAGCGAGCTATGTACCGCAAAAAATTATCACGAATCAGCAACTTTCAGAGATCATAGATACTTCCTCTGAGTGGATCTATTCCCGTACAGGTATCATGGAACGACATGTCGTAACTACTGAAAACACCTCGGATCTATGTACTGAGGTAGCTCGTCAGCTATTACAAAAACGTTCATTACAGCCTGAAGAATTGGATTTCATTTTAGTAGCGACTATGTCACCGGATTATGTAACACCTTCAGTTGCCTGCCAAGTGCAGGGAAACATCCAGGCAAACAATGCCTTTGCCTTTGATTTAAGCGCCGCTTGTTCAGGATTTGTCTACGCATTGTCGATGGCTGAAAAACTGATCCGCACAGGTTCGAAAAAAGGCTTGGTGATCGGTGGAGAAGTATTATCGAAAGTTTTAGATTGGCAAGACCGCTCGACAGCCGTTTTGTTTGGCGACGGAGCAGCCGGGGTGTTGATCGAGGCTGATGATGAACCGATGATCATAAGAGAACTACTGCAAGCCGACGGAAAAAAAGCTCAGTCTTTGACATCGGGATTTGTGACAAATGAAAGTCCATATGCGCAAGGGACAAAACAATCTCCTTACTTAGCGATGCTGGGACGAGATATCTTTGATTTTGCGACCCGCACGGTGGTTTCGCAAATCTCAGAAGTGATTGCCGATGATCAAGTAGATTACTTCATACTGCATCAGGCAAATGCGCGGATACTTGATAAAGTAGCGAAAAAATTAAAACAACCGCGAGAAAAATTTCTGCAAAATATGGCGAAGTATGGCAATACTTCTGCAGCAAGTATCCCAATTCTCTTGGACGAAGCTGTCACAGATGGCAGGATCGTTTTGGGAAGCAAACAAAAGTTGGTGTTTTCAGGTTTTGGCGGAGGACTTACTTACGGTTCGATCCTGCTGAATATTTAA
- a CDS encoding GIY-YIG nuclease family protein, with amino-acid sequence MEYLKQKAAQLPLTPGIYLMKDQHGQIIYVGKAKNLKNRVQSYFRHNPNHSNKVLRMIFNIVDFETIDVQTELDALLLECQYIQRYHPLYNRQMNYYQNYLYVGIVADEIVLSPEYRTGFWGPFRQYKSLPDLVICLNDTFLLPKTNHLTRLAIQRQLPQLEDMAIDQRLKSIKGLFTGRSTDYFQLLEARIRHASEHLNFELAGKLQADFQHAQQLYDYILRRKTFLKQKELIFSLPITTDENDPRKKYYQVSYGRIIQTKVADEQPDFQPPKQKNSHLEKAEVDPTDILISYYRRFIQPAKSRKV; translated from the coding sequence ATGGAATATTTAAAACAAAAAGCCGCTCAGCTCCCACTAACACCGGGAATTTATCTGATGAAAGATCAGCATGGTCAAATCATTTATGTAGGCAAAGCCAAAAATCTGAAAAATCGCGTGCAATCTTATTTTCGTCATAATCCTAATCATTCCAATAAAGTATTGCGAATGATCTTCAATATCGTTGATTTCGAGACCATCGATGTCCAAACTGAATTGGACGCATTATTGTTGGAATGCCAGTATATCCAGCGCTATCATCCCCTTTACAATCGACAAATGAATTACTATCAAAACTACTTGTATGTCGGTATCGTTGCAGATGAGATCGTTCTTTCGCCGGAGTATCGCACAGGATTCTGGGGACCATTTCGCCAGTATAAGTCATTGCCGGATTTAGTGATCTGTTTAAACGATACATTTTTACTGCCTAAGACGAATCATCTGACACGTCTGGCCATTCAACGGCAACTGCCTCAGTTAGAAGATATGGCTATTGATCAGCGTCTAAAATCGATCAAAGGTCTTTTTACCGGTCGATCAACCGATTATTTTCAATTGTTAGAAGCTCGGATCAGACACGCCAGCGAACACCTTAATTTTGAGCTGGCCGGTAAACTGCAAGCAGACTTCCAACACGCCCAACAGCTCTACGATTATATCCTTCGCAGGAAGACCTTTTTGAAACAAAAAGAGCTGATTTTCTCACTGCCGATCACCACAGATGAAAATGATCCGCGAAAAAAATATTATCAAGTCTCCTATGGCCGGATCATTCAGACGAAAGTCGCTGACGAGCAGCCTGATTTCCAGCCACCGAAACAAAAAAACAGCCACTTGGAAAAAGCGGAAGTCGATCCTACTGATATTTTGATCAGTTATTACCGTCGCTTCATCCAACCAGCCAAAAGCAGAAAAGTTTAA
- a CDS encoding NAD(P)-dependent oxidoreductase gives MKIGFIGTGVMGHAIVEHLMAAGHELFVYNRTKSKTDDLVARGAIWKDTPKEIASDSELIFSMVGYPQDVKEIYYGDHGIFQADVKSKILVDLTTSTPTLAEEIAKTAEEKGAESLDAPVSGGDLGAKNATLTIMAGGKSETFEKVLPVFQVIGKTYTLHGGAGKGQHTKMANQIMIAGTMTGMTEMLVYAKKAGLDLPKVIDTLAGGSAANWSMLNYGPRILKQDYTPGFFVKHFIKDLKIALDEAEKMDLNLPSTQKAVELYQQLAENGFENDGTQALIKLWWND, from the coding sequence TTGAAAATTGGATTTATCGGAACCGGTGTAATGGGACATGCTATCGTAGAACATCTAATGGCTGCCGGTCATGAACTATTTGTGTATAATCGTACAAAAAGCAAGACAGACGATTTGGTAGCCCGTGGCGCTATCTGGAAAGACACACCAAAAGAAATCGCATCAGACAGCGAATTGATCTTTTCCATGGTAGGATATCCGCAAGATGTGAAAGAGATCTATTACGGAGATCATGGGATTTTTCAAGCAGATGTGAAAAGCAAAATTTTAGTCGACTTGACGACAAGTACACCAACATTGGCAGAAGAAATCGCAAAAACAGCTGAAGAAAAAGGTGCGGAAAGTCTGGATGCACCGGTTTCCGGCGGAGATCTTGGCGCTAAGAATGCGACGTTGACGATCATGGCTGGCGGGAAAAGCGAAACCTTTGAAAAAGTTCTGCCTGTCTTTCAAGTGATCGGTAAAACCTATACGCTTCATGGAGGCGCCGGTAAAGGGCAACATACGAAAATGGCAAACCAAATCATGATTGCCGGCACCATGACAGGTATGACGGAAATGCTGGTTTACGCGAAAAAAGCTGGACTAGATCTTCCTAAAGTAATCGATACATTAGCTGGCGGCAGTGCAGCCAACTGGTCGATGTTAAATTATGGTCCGCGAATCTTGAAGCAAGATTATACACCAGGATTTTTCGTCAAACATTTTATCAAAGATCTGAAAATCGCTTTGGATGAAGCGGAAAAGATGGATCTGAATCTGCCAAGTACCCAGAAGGCAGTTGAGCTTTATCAACAGTTGGCGGAAAATGGGTTTGAAAATGATGGTACACAAGCATTGATCAAACTATGGTGGAACGATTAG
- a CDS encoding MarR family winged helix-turn-helix transcriptional regulator, with product MERDLETVNDYLVSVFNDILTIEESELKKSQFNDLSITEMHTIEAIGMYKKKTTSEVAKELSITVGTLTTAINRLVKKGYVQRIRSEDDRRVVKLGLTKKGKLLFRVHQYFHRQMIKRVLQDMGDDEEAVLLKALKNLHDFLQEYK from the coding sequence GTGGAACGAGATTTAGAAACAGTTAATGATTACCTGGTAAGTGTCTTCAATGATATCTTGACGATTGAAGAATCAGAATTAAAAAAATCACAATTCAATGATTTGTCGATCACGGAGATGCATACCATCGAAGCAATCGGAATGTACAAAAAGAAGACCACCTCGGAAGTAGCCAAGGAACTTTCCATTACTGTCGGTACGCTGACAACAGCGATCAATCGTTTGGTAAAGAAGGGTTACGTGCAACGGATACGCAGCGAGGATGATCGGCGTGTGGTGAAATTAGGACTGACCAAAAAAGGAAAATTGCTTTTCCGGGTCCATCAATATTTTCATCGTCAAATGATCAAACGCGTGTTGCAAGACATGGGTGATGATGAAGAAGCTGTACTTTTAAAAGCTTTAAAAAATTTACATGACTTTTTACAGGAATATAAGTGA
- a CDS encoding YkuJ family protein: MKSSQLVAIIKRLEAMTEATDNEVQVRRFEKEGVEKCTVTYDKATETFELTEADTHQSYQFDNIDIVAMEIYDLIQ; the protein is encoded by the coding sequence ATGAAAAGTTCACAATTAGTTGCCATCATCAAACGCCTTGAAGCGATGACAGAAGCAACCGACAATGAAGTACAAGTACGCCGTTTTGAAAAAGAAGGCGTCGAAAAATGTACGGTGACTTATGATAAGGCGACAGAAACCTTTGAATTGACCGAAGCAGATACGCATCAAAGCTATCAATTTGATAATATTGATATTGTTGCTATGGAGATTTATGACTTGATTCAATAA
- a CDS encoding glycosyltransferase family 4 protein yields the protein MKIGFFTDTYFPQVSGVATSIKTLKHELENKGHEVYIFTTTDPNAKAMEKDIIRMPSVPFMSFKDRRLVVRGMWYAYRIAKELELDLIHTHTEFGAGLLGKLVGKKLKVPVIHTYHTMYEDYLHYVAKGKVLRPSHVKYFSRLFANHTTGVVCPSERVIDTLRSYGVTSPMRIIPTGIEIEKFERPDITEETRQAVRANLNISEDQLMILSLSRISYEKNIQAIIHGFSDVITRLPQARLVVVGKGPYLDTLKELVDELELTDYVQFTGEVPNDEVAFYYHAADYFVSASTSETQGLTYTEAMAAGTPLVVESSDYLDNLIDDPSLGTTFEFEEQFAEALVAYIQQQIPKNEHVLETKLYEISATHFGESMLDFYNDMLAYYSSLELEKDTEPSMKKIKVKLRSFKKTSM from the coding sequence GTGAAAATCGGATTTTTTACAGATACCTATTTTCCCCAGGTAAGCGGAGTAGCAACATCCATTAAAACGCTCAAACATGAGTTGGAGAATAAAGGTCATGAAGTCTATATTTTTACTACAACAGACCCCAATGCGAAAGCGATGGAAAAAGATATCATTCGTATGCCGAGTGTTCCCTTCATGTCGTTCAAAGATCGTCGTCTAGTGGTTCGGGGAATGTGGTATGCGTATCGTATTGCCAAAGAATTAGAACTGGATTTGATCCACACCCACACAGAATTTGGTGCGGGATTGCTGGGCAAACTTGTAGGGAAGAAATTGAAAGTTCCAGTCATCCATACTTATCACACCATGTATGAAGATTATTTACATTATGTAGCAAAAGGGAAGGTCTTGCGGCCGTCTCATGTAAAATATTTTTCCCGATTGTTTGCCAATCACACAACGGGAGTCGTTTGTCCTAGTGAACGAGTGATCGATACATTGCGTTCTTATGGTGTCACATCGCCAATGCGGATCATTCCTACCGGGATCGAGATCGAAAAATTCGAGCGTCCGGATATCACCGAAGAGACACGTCAAGCTGTTCGCGCAAATTTGAACATTTCTGAAGATCAATTAATGATTTTATCGCTAAGCCGTATTTCATACGAAAAAAATATTCAGGCAATCATTCATGGCTTTTCTGATGTTATCACGCGATTGCCTCAGGCTCGTTTAGTTGTGGTGGGCAAAGGACCGTATCTGGACACATTAAAAGAACTAGTAGATGAATTAGAACTGACCGATTATGTACAGTTTACCGGAGAGGTCCCAAATGACGAAGTTGCTTTCTATTATCATGCGGCAGATTATTTCGTCAGCGCATCGACCTCAGAGACACAAGGATTGACGTACACAGAAGCGATGGCAGCAGGTACACCTTTAGTAGTGGAAAGCAGCGATTATTTAGACAATTTGATCGATGATCCTTCATTAGGGACAACCTTTGAATTTGAAGAACAATTCGCGGAGGCTTTGGTGGCATATATCCAACAGCAAATCCCTAAAAATGAACATGTTTTGGAAACGAAACTCTATGAGATCTCTGCGACACATTTTGGTGAATCGATGCTGGATTTCTATAACGATATGCTGGCTTATTACAGTTCTCTTGAGCTGGAAAAGGACACCGAACCATCCATGAAAAAGATCAAAGTGAAGCTGCGTTCTTTCAAAAAAACCTCGATGTAA
- the accB gene encoding acetyl-CoA carboxylase biotin carboxyl carrier protein, with product MEIQEIKNLLNRFDESSLTEFKLRENSFELYFNKNTMSHDSDADRVVSLEPAASGAVQMAPISPVSSAVETAPTPASETAEDTTKVVSPLVGLVYLAPSADKPVFKKVGDHVKKGDVLCIVEAMKVMNEITSDVSGEIVEVLVENEQAVEYNQPLFAVKEG from the coding sequence ATGGAGATCCAAGAAATCAAAAATCTGCTGAATCGTTTTGATGAATCATCATTGACCGAATTCAAATTACGAGAAAACAGTTTTGAACTTTATTTCAATAAAAATACGATGAGTCATGACTCTGATGCTGATAGAGTCGTGTCATTAGAGCCTGCCGCAAGCGGCGCTGTTCAAATGGCTCCAATCAGCCCAGTCAGCAGCGCAGTGGAAACAGCGCCGACACCTGCAAGTGAAACAGCTGAAGATACAACAAAGGTCGTTTCACCGTTAGTCGGTTTGGTCTATCTGGCTCCTAGTGCCGACAAACCTGTCTTTAAAAAAGTTGGCGATCACGTGAAAAAAGGCGATGTATTATGTATCGTTGAAGCGATGAAAGTCATGAACGAGATCACAAGTGATGTTTCAGGAGAAATCGTCGAAGTACTTGTGGAAAATGAGCAGGCAGTGGAATACAACCAACCATTGTTTGCAGTGAAAGAAGGATAA
- a CDS encoding acyl carrier protein: MVFEKIQEIVAEELGKETSEIQLNTNIQEDLEADSLDLFQIINEIEDEFDVKIEVEEGIKTVEDLVKYVEKQQA, encoded by the coding sequence ATGGTATTCGAAAAAATTCAAGAAATCGTAGCAGAAGAGTTAGGTAAAGAAACTTCAGAAATTCAATTAAATACAAACATCCAAGAAGATCTAGAAGCAGACAGCTTGGATTTATTCCAAATCATCAATGAGATCGAAGATGAGTTCGATGTGAAGATCGAAGTTGAAGAAGGAATCAAAACAGTTGAAGATCTAGTTAAATACGTTGAAAAACAACAAGCCTAA
- the fabF gene encoding beta-ketoacyl-ACP synthase II yields MNRVVITGYGVASPIGNDAETFLNSLKEGTNGICEITHFDAEDTGIKLAAEVKEFPFDKYFIKKDAKRMDMFSIYGVYAALEAMEMAKFTKDDVDVDRFGVMVGSGIGGLQTIQDQVIRMHEKGSARVSPMFVPMSIVNMVAGNIALRVGAKGICTSTVTACASGTHSIGEAFRNIKHGYADIMLAGGAEASINQIGIAGFASLTALTRETDPNKASVPFDKDRSGFVMGEGAGVMVLESYEHAKKRGATILAEVVGYGANCDAYHMTAPNPDGSGAGKAMRLAMQEAGITGEEVGYVNAHGTSTPANDKAEAKAIQYGLGDTYKNTYVSSTKSMTGHLLGAAGGIEAIASLLALQHQFVPPTINVREQDPEIDLNVVKNQSQPAELNYALSNSLGFGGHNAVICLKRWGD; encoded by the coding sequence GTGAATCGAGTAGTTATCACAGGATATGGTGTAGCTTCACCCATCGGAAATGATGCAGAAACATTTTTAAACAGTTTAAAAGAAGGAACGAACGGCATCTGTGAAATCACCCATTTTGATGCGGAAGATACAGGCATCAAATTAGCAGCCGAAGTAAAAGAGTTCCCTTTCGATAAATATTTCATCAAAAAAGATGCGAAACGGATGGATATGTTTTCTATCTATGGCGTCTATGCGGCTTTAGAAGCAATGGAAATGGCTAAATTCACGAAAGATGATGTCGATGTGGATCGTTTTGGTGTGATGGTAGGATCAGGGATCGGCGGTTTACAGACCATCCAAGACCAAGTGATCCGGATGCATGAAAAAGGATCAGCGCGCGTATCACCGATGTTCGTACCGATGTCTATTGTGAACATGGTCGCAGGAAATATCGCATTGCGAGTCGGCGCGAAAGGAATCTGCACAAGTACAGTTACAGCCTGCGCATCAGGAACGCATTCGATTGGAGAAGCATTCCGTAATATCAAACACGGCTATGCGGATATCATGTTGGCAGGCGGAGCGGAAGCTTCTATCAATCAAATCGGTATCGCCGGTTTTGCATCACTGACTGCATTGACCCGTGAAACAGATCCAAATAAAGCCTCTGTTCCTTTTGATAAAGACCGCAGCGGATTTGTCATGGGTGAAGGTGCCGGCGTTATGGTACTTGAATCTTATGAACATGCGAAAAAACGCGGTGCAACTATTTTAGCAGAAGTCGTAGGCTACGGCGCTAATTGCGATGCCTACCATATGACTGCACCTAATCCTGATGGTTCAGGTGCCGGCAAAGCGATGCGGTTGGCTATGCAAGAAGCCGGGATCACCGGGGAAGAAGTTGGTTATGTGAATGCCCACGGTACAAGCACACCAGCTAATGACAAAGCCGAAGCGAAAGCTATCCAATATGGGTTGGGAGATACTTATAAAAATACTTATGTAAGCAGCACGAAGTCAATGACCGGTCATTTGCTGGGTGCAGCCGGCGGGATCGAAGCCATTGCCAGTCTATTGGCGCTGCAACATCAATTCGTACCGCCAACCATCAACGTTCGCGAACAAGATCCGGAAATTGATCTGAACGTAGTAAAAAATCAAAGCCAACCGGCAGAATTAAATTACGCGCTGAGCAATTCGCTTGGCTTTGGCGGACATAATGCAGTGATCTGCCTAAAACGTTGGGGGGATTAA
- the fabD gene encoding ACP S-malonyltransferase — translation MKTAFIFSGQGAQYPGMGKELYEQEPIVRQTFAQASEVLGYDMADLCFTENDQLNQTEYTQPAILTVSIAFWRVLAEKGFQADALAGLSLGEYSALVASGAIDFQTAVALVAKRGAYMTQAAPQGTGKMVAVMNTPIETIEECCRKALTLGIVAPANYNTPQQIVIGGEVAAVDAALEYLKEAGAKRMIPLNVSGPFHTPLLQPAAEKLRETLKEVDFSKMAVPVVSTMTAKVISEDEIKHILEKQVMSPVRFYESIATFKELGITRTVEIGPGKVLTGFIKKIDRTIDTLRVEDAETLASTIAQWS, via the coding sequence ATGAAAACAGCTTTTATATTTAGCGGACAAGGTGCTCAATATCCCGGCATGGGAAAAGAGCTGTATGAACAAGAACCTATCGTTCGTCAAACGTTTGCTCAAGCAAGTGAAGTTTTAGGCTATGACATGGCTGATTTATGTTTTACAGAAAATGATCAGCTGAATCAAACTGAATATACACAACCAGCGATATTGACTGTTAGTATTGCATTTTGGCGAGTACTGGCAGAAAAAGGATTTCAAGCAGATGCTCTGGCGGGGTTGAGCTTGGGAGAATATTCGGCATTGGTTGCCAGTGGAGCGATCGATTTTCAAACAGCAGTCGCACTGGTTGCAAAGCGCGGAGCCTATATGACTCAAGCGGCACCGCAAGGAACCGGCAAAATGGTCGCTGTCATGAATACCCCTATTGAAACCATCGAAGAGTGTTGCCGCAAAGCTTTAACATTGGGAATCGTGGCTCCAGCCAATTACAATACGCCGCAACAAATCGTCATCGGCGGAGAAGTCGCTGCGGTGGATGCTGCTTTAGAATATTTAAAAGAAGCAGGAGCTAAGCGGATGATCCCGCTAAATGTCAGCGGACCGTTCCATACACCGCTCTTACAGCCTGCTGCAGAAAAACTGAGAGAGACATTGAAAGAAGTTGATTTTTCAAAAATGGCGGTCCCTGTTGTCAGTACCATGACAGCAAAGGTCATTTCTGAAGATGAGATCAAACATATATTAGAAAAACAAGTAATGTCGCCTGTACGTTTTTATGAAAGTATCGCGACGTTCAAAGAATTAGGAATCACTCGAACCGTAGAAATCGGACCTGGAAAAGTCCTTACCGGTTTTATCAAAAAAATAGATCGAACAATTGACACGCTGCGGGTAGAAGATGCGGAAACATTGGCATCGACGATCGCTCAGTGGTCATAG
- the fabZ gene encoding 3-hydroxyacyl-ACP dehydratase FabZ: MSLMTVEEIKKIIPHRYPFLLIDRVEEMEIGKKIVAKKNVSVNEPFFQGHFPHEPVMPGVLILEAMAQAGAVALLSLENFQGKTAYFGGIDKAKFRRKVTPGDTLMLEVELLKVKSSAGIGKGVAYVDGKKVAEAELTFMIG, from the coding sequence ATGTCTTTAATGACTGTTGAAGAAATCAAAAAAATCATTCCTCATCGATATCCATTTTTACTGATCGATCGTGTGGAAGAAATGGAAATCGGCAAAAAAATCGTTGCCAAAAAGAATGTCTCTGTCAATGAACCGTTTTTCCAAGGACATTTTCCTCATGAACCGGTAATGCCGGGAGTATTGATCCTTGAAGCTATGGCTCAAGCCGGTGCAGTCGCTTTGTTATCGTTAGAAAATTTCCAAGGAAAGACTGCTTATTTTGGCGGGATCGATAAAGCAAAATTCCGCCGCAAAGTAACACCGGGGGATACATTGATGCTGGAAGTGGAGCTGTTGAAAGTCAAGTCCTCAGCCGGCATCGGCAAGGGCGTAGCATATGTGGACGGTAAAAAAGTTGCCGAAGCAGAGCTGACGTTTATGATTGGGTAG
- a CDS encoding glycosyltransferase family 4 protein encodes MKVLLYFEGEKMLEKSGIGRALSHQKRALSEVGVDYTCDPHDEDYDILHINTYGINSHNMVNKARRAGKKVIYHAHSTEEDFRNSFIGSNQLSPIYKKYLVSLYSKADQLITPTPYSKELLESYGLTVPITAISNGIDLEKFAPDPAKEQKFREYFNLAPEQKVIISVGLFFERKGIIDFVEIAKQFPQYTFIWFGHTPMYTIPKNIRDLVKEEHPENVIFPGYIQGEIIQGAFSGADLFFFPSYEETEGIVVLEALASKQKVLVRDIPVYNGWLENQQNSYMANDNQGFAQKISDIMEEKLPDFSLAGYETAKSKSIRRIGEELKVVYEHVLNEEKVM; translated from the coding sequence TTGAAGGTCTTACTTTATTTCGAAGGAGAAAAAATGCTTGAAAAATCTGGGATTGGCCGAGCATTATCCCACCAAAAAAGAGCATTGAGCGAAGTCGGCGTCGACTATACTTGTGACCCTCATGATGAGGATTACGATATCTTGCATATCAACACCTATGGGATAAATAGTCATAACATGGTAAACAAAGCGCGACGTGCAGGGAAAAAAGTGATTTATCATGCACATTCGACAGAAGAAGATTTCCGCAATTCCTTTATTGGTTCAAATCAGCTATCGCCGATATATAAAAAGTATTTGGTCAGTTTATATTCAAAAGCTGATCAATTGATCACACCGACTCCTTATTCGAAAGAATTATTGGAAAGCTATGGTCTGACAGTACCGATTACTGCTATTTCTAACGGGATCGACTTAGAAAAATTTGCTCCTGATCCTGCAAAAGAACAAAAATTTCGGGAGTATTTCAATTTAGCTCCTGAACAAAAGGTGATCATTTCTGTGGGATTGTTTTTTGAGCGGAAAGGAATCATTGATTTTGTAGAAATAGCGAAGCAGTTTCCGCAATATACATTTATCTGGTTTGGTCATACACCAATGTATACCATCCCTAAAAATATCCGTGATCTGGTAAAAGAAGAACATCCTGAGAATGTTATTTTTCCTGGCTATATCCAAGGCGAGATCATCCAAGGTGCCTTTTCCGGAGCAGATCTGTTCTTCTTTCCTTCTTATGAAGAAACTGAAGGGATCGTCGTTTTAGAAGCTCTGGCCAGCAAACAGAAAGTTTTAGTACGAGATATTCCTGTTTATAATGGTTGGCTGGAAAATCAGCAAAATAGTTATATGGCGAATGATAATCAAGGATTCGCGCAAAAGATTTCCGATATCATGGAAGAAAAACTACCGGATTTTTCGCTCGCTGGCTATGAGACTGCTAAAAGTAAAAGCATTCGCAGAATTGGTGAAGAATTAAAAGTGGTTTATGAACATGTCCTGAATGAGGAAAAAGTAATGTAG